The proteins below come from a single Alkalispirillum mobile genomic window:
- a CDS encoding DUF1249 domain-containing protein, which yields MMRSPAILETQSTGPSFGGLMELYESNYLFLRRLLPEDGEGVCRVSPLAKGAALHVELLESTPYTRTYYLTHQFLAEEAPAGETLPALRIRIYYDARVAEVVGRGRRGQAREQGPSLEWRWRANRFLNRWLRFCLGEGHRFGSPTA from the coding sequence ATGATGCGTTCACCAGCCATCCTAGAGACCCAGTCCACCGGGCCGAGCTTCGGCGGTCTGATGGAGCTTTACGAGTCCAATTACCTCTTTCTGAGGCGGTTGCTGCCAGAGGATGGCGAAGGGGTCTGCCGTGTCAGCCCGCTGGCCAAGGGGGCGGCGTTGCACGTGGAGTTGCTCGAATCCACCCCTTATACGCGGACGTACTACCTGACACATCAGTTCCTGGCAGAAGAAGCCCCGGCCGGGGAGACGCTACCGGCCCTGCGGATTCGCATCTATTACGATGCCCGGGTGGCGGAAGTGGTCGGCCGCGGCCGCCGTGGCCAGGCCCGGGAGCAGGGGCCCTCGCTGGAATGGCGCTGGCGTGCGAATCGCTTCCTCAACCGTTGGCTCCGGTTCTGCCTGGGCGAGGGGCATCGCTTTGGTTCGCCCACCGCCTGA
- the ccoN gene encoding cytochrome-c oxidase, cbb3-type subunit I — protein sequence MDTSTTYNEKVVRQFAIMTVVWGVVGMAVGVLIAAQLIWPALNFDHPWLTYSRLRPLHTNAVIFAFGGSALFATSYYCVQRTCGVRLLSDKLSSFTFWGWQVVIVAAAISLPLGYTMGKEYAELEWPIALLIAAVWVAYAINFFGTIAVRKVKHIYVANWFFGAFILTVAVLHIVNNLVIPVGPMWSYPIYSGAVDAMVQWWYGHNAVGFFLTAGFLGMMYYFVPKQAGRPIYSYRLSIVHFWALISLYMWAGPHHLHYTALPDWVQSLGMVFSLILLAPSWGGMINGIMTLSGAWHKLRTDPILKFLIVSLSFYGMSTFEGPMMSIKTVNALSHYTEWTIGHVHSGALGWVAFITFGSIYALIPRVFNRESMYSIKLIEWHFWIATIGTVLYIASMWIAGVMQGLMWRAVNDDGTLTYTFSEVLVATYPYYMVRLLGGVLFLIGMLMMAYNVYKTVTGAPAREPAPKATGQAAAGQTA from the coding sequence ATGGACACCAGCACAACTTATAACGAGAAAGTCGTGCGCCAGTTCGCCATTATGACCGTCGTCTGGGGCGTGGTCGGAATGGCGGTTGGTGTACTGATCGCGGCGCAGCTGATCTGGCCGGCGCTGAACTTCGACCACCCGTGGCTGACGTACAGCCGCCTGCGGCCCCTGCATACCAACGCGGTTATCTTCGCGTTCGGGGGCTCGGCGCTGTTTGCCACCTCCTATTACTGTGTGCAGCGTACCTGCGGGGTGCGGTTGCTCTCCGACAAGCTGTCTTCCTTTACGTTCTGGGGCTGGCAGGTTGTCATCGTCGCTGCCGCGATATCGCTTCCCTTGGGTTACACCATGGGCAAGGAGTACGCAGAGCTGGAGTGGCCGATCGCGCTGCTGATCGCGGCCGTCTGGGTGGCTTACGCGATAAACTTCTTCGGTACCATAGCGGTCCGCAAGGTCAAGCACATCTACGTGGCCAACTGGTTCTTCGGGGCCTTCATTCTCACGGTGGCGGTGCTCCACATCGTCAATAACCTGGTGATTCCGGTCGGCCCGATGTGGTCCTACCCGATCTACTCGGGTGCCGTGGATGCCATGGTTCAGTGGTGGTACGGGCACAACGCGGTGGGCTTCTTCCTGACCGCGGGCTTCCTGGGCATGATGTACTACTTCGTGCCTAAGCAGGCCGGGCGCCCCATCTACTCCTACCGGCTGTCCATCGTGCACTTCTGGGCGCTGATCTCGCTGTATATGTGGGCCGGTCCCCACCACCTGCACTACACCGCCCTGCCGGACTGGGTGCAGTCGCTGGGCATGGTCTTCTCGCTGATCCTGCTGGCACCCTCCTGGGGCGGCATGATCAACGGCATCATGACCCTCTCCGGTGCCTGGCATAAGCTGCGCACCGATCCGATCCTCAAGTTCCTCATCGTCTCGCTGTCCTTCTACGGCATGTCCACCTTCGAAGGGCCGATGATGTCCATCAAGACGGTGAACGCGCTGTCCCACTACACCGAGTGGACCATCGGCCACGTGCACTCCGGTGCGCTGGGCTGGGTGGCATTCATCACCTTCGGTTCGATCTACGCGCTGATCCCGCGTGTCTTCAACCGCGAAAGCATGTACAGCATCAAGCTGATCGAGTGGCACTTCTGGATCGCCACCATCGGCACCGTGCTCTACATCGCATCCATGTGGATCGCTGGCGTCATGCAGGGCCTGATGTGGCGTGCGGTCAACGATGACGGGACGCTGACCTACACCTTCTCCGAGGTGCTGGTGGCAACCTATCCCTACTACATGGTGCGCCTGTTGGGTGGGGTCTTGTTCCTCATCGGCATGCTGATGATGGCGTACAACGTCTACAAGACGGTGACCGGTGCCCCGGCCCGCGAGCCGGCCCCCAAGGCCACCGGCCAGGCTGCCGCCGGCCAGACCGCGTAA
- the ccoO gene encoding cytochrome-c oxidase, cbb3-type subunit II, producing the protein MNHEVVEKNVGLLAVLIILVISVAGLVQIVPLFFLNETTQAHEGVEPYPPLEFAGRDIYVREGCYNCHSQMVRPFRAETERYGHYSLASEFVYDRPFQWGSKRTGPDLHRVGGRYTDEWHQVHLTNPRDVLPNSNMPAYPWLNERELDGEQVAHRMRMQQRFLGVPYDDEMLDAAAEELEGKTEMDAIIAYLQGLGTAISRTR; encoded by the coding sequence ATGAATCACGAGGTAGTTGAAAAGAACGTCGGCCTGCTTGCCGTGCTGATCATTCTGGTCATCAGCGTGGCCGGTCTGGTGCAGATCGTGCCGCTGTTCTTCCTGAATGAGACCACGCAGGCGCATGAGGGGGTGGAGCCGTATCCGCCCCTGGAATTCGCCGGCCGTGACATTTACGTGCGCGAGGGTTGCTACAACTGCCACTCGCAGATGGTCCGGCCATTCCGCGCCGAGACCGAGCGCTACGGCCACTACTCCCTGGCCAGCGAGTTCGTCTACGACCGCCCCTTCCAGTGGGGGTCCAAGCGGACCGGTCCTGACCTGCACCGGGTGGGTGGTCGTTACACGGACGAATGGCATCAAGTGCACCTGACCAACCCGCGTGACGTGCTGCCGAACTCCAACATGCCCGCCTACCCATGGCTCAATGAGCGGGAGCTGGACGGCGAGCAGGTGGCTCACCGCATGCGCATGCAGCAGCGCTTCCTGGGCGTGCCCTACGATGACGAGATGCTCGATGCGGCTGCAGAGGAGCTGGAGGGCAAAACGGAAATGGACGCCATCATCGCCTACCTGCAAGGGCTGGGTACCGCCATTTCGCGGACACGCTGA
- a CDS encoding glycerophosphodiester phosphodiesterase family protein — MHDTPWLIAHRGDIERHTENTLPAFRSALDRGADGIELDVQFTADGTPVVFHDRDLRRITGQRGCLAEIEDAELARRGLRPGPAQAEQFHLPTLSEACKLLAGTNTPVFVEIKTNALAHHRIPHAVDRVLQDSVLIASQRVIISFNDSALQVARSHARVAVGWVLQDWDITCRERAEALKPDWLFCDEQLLPPGPAPLWTGPWAWAIYEINEAGPAAALARRGVKAVETGRLSAWYR, encoded by the coding sequence ATGCACGACACCCCTTGGCTTATCGCCCATCGCGGCGACATTGAAAGGCACACAGAGAATACCCTGCCCGCCTTTCGCTCCGCCCTGGACAGGGGGGCGGACGGTATCGAGCTGGACGTTCAGTTCACGGCGGATGGCACACCGGTGGTCTTTCACGACCGGGACCTGCGCCGTATCACCGGACAACGCGGGTGCCTGGCGGAGATCGAAGACGCGGAGTTGGCCCGCCGGGGGCTACGCCCCGGCCCGGCACAGGCGGAACAGTTCCACCTCCCCACGCTCAGTGAGGCCTGTAAGCTGTTGGCCGGTACCAACACCCCGGTGTTCGTCGAAATCAAGACCAATGCACTGGCCCACCATCGCATCCCGCACGCGGTGGACCGGGTGCTGCAGGACAGCGTGCTCATCGCCAGCCAACGGGTGATCATCAGTTTTAACGACAGTGCGCTGCAGGTAGCCCGGTCGCATGCCCGCGTAGCGGTGGGCTGGGTCTTGCAGGACTGGGATATCACCTGCCGGGAGCGGGCCGAGGCGCTGAAACCGGACTGGCTCTTCTGTGACGAGCAGTTACTACCGCCTGGCCCGGCACCGTTATGGACCGGCCCATGGGCATGGGCAATTTACGAGATTAATGAAGCGGGACCGGCCGCAGCGCTGGCACGCCGAGGCGTGAAGGCGGTGGAAACGGGAAGGCTGTCGGCCTGGTACCGATGA
- the ppsR gene encoding posphoenolpyruvate synthetase regulatory kinase/phosphorylase PpsR, producing the protein MTEARRTVYFVSDRTGITAETLGHSLLTQFTLDFEQRTIPFVDSEEKANQVVEQIAAAGQRSGLRPIVFSTVVDAHVRRVMQTTDAVLFDFFDTFIAPLEQELHMPSSHVIGRSHGVVDNNMYDVRIDAMNYALSHDDGAVTNHYSRADVILTAVSRSGKTPTCIYLALQYGIYAANYPLTQDDLTRGKLPRKLVEHKRKLYGLTINVDRLQKIRSGRLPNSDYASLRQCSYEVARAEALFKGEGISFVNTTTMSIEEIATKIIHEAKLERRLY; encoded by the coding sequence ATGACCGAAGCCAGACGTACCGTATACTTTGTCTCCGACCGCACCGGTATCACGGCCGAAACGCTGGGCCACAGCCTGCTGACCCAGTTCACGCTCGATTTCGAGCAGCGCACCATCCCCTTCGTGGATAGCGAAGAGAAGGCGAACCAGGTGGTGGAACAGATCGCCGCCGCCGGCCAGCGCAGTGGCCTGCGGCCCATCGTGTTCTCCACCGTCGTCGATGCCCACGTGCGCCGCGTCATGCAGACCACCGACGCCGTGCTCTTCGACTTTTTCGATACCTTCATCGCCCCGCTGGAGCAGGAACTGCATATGCCGTCCAGCCACGTCATCGGGCGCTCCCACGGGGTCGTGGATAATAACATGTATGACGTCCGGATCGACGCGATGAACTATGCGCTCAGTCACGACGACGGGGCAGTGACCAATCACTACTCCCGTGCCGACGTCATCCTGACCGCCGTATCGCGCAGCGGCAAGACCCCGACCTGTATCTACTTGGCGCTGCAGTACGGCATTTACGCGGCCAATTACCCGCTGACCCAGGATGACCTGACCCGCGGCAAATTGCCGCGCAAGCTCGTTGAGCACAAGCGCAAGCTCTACGGGCTGACCATCAACGTGGACCGGCTGCAGAAAATCCGCTCCGGACGGTTGCCGAACAGCGACTACGCCTCGCTGCGCCAGTGCAGCTACGAGGTGGCTCGCGCCGAGGCCCTGTTCAAGGGCGAGGGCATCTCCTTCGTCAATACCACCACCATGTCCATCGAGGAGATCGCGACCAAGATCATCCACGAGGCCAAGCTGGAGCGGCGACTCTATTAG
- a CDS encoding AAA family ATPase has translation MDLRKDIERFLEAANEIVLGKEHEVRLALVCLMARGHLLIEDLPGVGKTTLAQALARLLGLDFQRIQFTSDLLPADIIGATVYEKAQGSFRFHPGPIFSSLVLADEVNRATPKAQSALLEAMAERQVSVEGATRALPEPFFVIATQNPESQLGTFPLPESQLDRFLMRLSLGYPDSSAERALLRGEDRSDLLHRIDTPALPVAQLEALQQAVPRIHASDALLDYLQALLRHTRESGAFRHGLSPRAGLALLRTAQAWALSHDRGAVLPEDIQAVFVPVAGHRLEPREDGTAGAHEDRVREALEQVAIP, from the coding sequence ATGGACTTGCGAAAGGATATCGAGCGCTTCCTCGAAGCCGCCAACGAGATCGTTCTGGGCAAGGAGCACGAGGTCCGGCTGGCACTGGTCTGCCTCATGGCCCGCGGCCACCTGCTGATAGAGGACCTGCCCGGGGTCGGCAAGACGACCCTGGCCCAGGCCCTGGCCCGGCTGCTGGGGCTAGACTTTCAACGGATCCAGTTCACCAGCGATCTGCTGCCTGCCGACATCATCGGTGCCACTGTCTACGAGAAGGCCCAGGGGAGCTTCCGCTTTCACCCCGGCCCGATCTTCTCCTCCCTGGTTTTAGCCGATGAGGTCAATCGCGCCACCCCCAAGGCGCAGAGTGCGCTGCTGGAGGCCATGGCCGAGCGCCAGGTGAGCGTGGAAGGAGCAACGCGGGCGCTGCCCGAACCGTTCTTCGTCATCGCCACCCAGAACCCGGAATCACAGCTGGGCACCTTCCCACTGCCAGAGTCACAACTCGATCGCTTTCTCATGCGGTTGAGCCTGGGCTACCCCGACAGCAGCGCGGAGCGCGCCCTGCTGCGCGGTGAGGATCGGAGCGATCTGCTGCACCGGATCGACACCCCCGCCCTCCCGGTGGCGCAGCTGGAGGCACTGCAGCAGGCCGTGCCGCGTATCCACGCCTCCGACGCCCTGCTCGACTACCTTCAGGCCCTGCTGCGCCATACCCGGGAGTCCGGCGCCTTCCGCCACGGCCTCTCCCCGCGCGCGGGCCTGGCGCTGCTGCGCACCGCCCAGGCCTGGGCGCTCTCCCATGACCGGGGGGCCGTGCTGCCGGAAGACATCCAGGCGGTGTTCGTGCCGGTAGCGGGCCACCGGCTGGAGCCGCGGGAAGACGGCACGGCCGGGGCCCACGAGGACCGGGTGCGCGAAGCGCTGGAACAGGTCGCCATCCCCTGA
- a CDS encoding PEP-CTERM sorting domain-containing protein produces MKHKLTAPLTIVGIAIVTYGLPAQADIVTLGFEEFGAIDGNEAVGDFYAGGTNEAGITGPDYGITFSENALALTSQTTNEPGADGNFENNPVGDNILFFLGGEAATMNVAGGFETGFSFYYTSSEQAFVNVYDEPDGQGNILQSLDLSQNWQDANCTDTASTDFCNFNPVGVEFDGVAQSVDFGGTINQVGYDAITLGTDVPGDPTEVPEPATLTLFATGLLGLMGLTFLRRRPVS; encoded by the coding sequence ATGAAACACAAGCTTACCGCGCCGTTGACTATTGTTGGCATCGCCATTGTCACCTATGGCTTGCCGGCACAGGCAGACATTGTCACGCTGGGCTTCGAGGAGTTTGGGGCCATCGATGGAAATGAAGCTGTCGGGGACTTTTACGCAGGCGGCACCAACGAGGCTGGCATCACCGGCCCGGATTATGGCATCACGTTCTCAGAAAACGCCTTGGCATTGACATCCCAGACAACGAATGAACCCGGGGCTGACGGCAACTTCGAAAACAATCCGGTGGGCGACAACATCCTTTTCTTCCTCGGCGGCGAGGCCGCGACCATGAATGTCGCCGGTGGCTTTGAAACCGGATTCTCCTTCTATTACACATCGTCCGAACAGGCTTTCGTCAATGTCTATGACGAGCCTGACGGACAAGGGAACATACTCCAATCTCTCGACTTATCGCAAAATTGGCAGGACGCCAATTGCACGGACACCGCGAGCACGGACTTCTGCAACTTCAACCCTGTGGGGGTGGAGTTCGATGGGGTTGCCCAATCAGTGGACTTCGGTGGCACCATCAACCAAGTCGGTTATGACGCCATCACGCTTGGTACCGATGTCCCCGGCGACCCCACGGAAGTGCCCGAGCCCGCCACCTTGACGCTCTTCGCAACGGGCCTGTTGGGCCTGATGGGGCTGACCTTCCTGCGACGGCGCCCTGTGAGCTGA
- the ccoP gene encoding cytochrome-c oxidase, cbb3-type subunit III: MSSFWHWWVIILVLANILGMVWLIKFAEKKKPGEAAEHETTGHSWDEGTLSEYNRPMPRWWLWLFYLTIGFGLIYLILYPGLGNYSGLLGWSSAAQYDREVERIEERLEPIFAEYSELSIPELAQNDEAMATGRRLFGYECAVCHGVDGGGARGFPNISNAKWQWGGEPEDIVTTLLEGRSANMPGHEGREALEGDGLDNLVAYVQHLGGREGIDEDTITAGRSAYEDAGCIACHGAEGKGNQSAGWPNLTLGQYTYGGDEASIRETILQGRSGEMPAFKERLGEDRIHVLAAYVYSLNN; the protein is encoded by the coding sequence ATGAGTAGCTTCTGGCATTGGTGGGTCATCATCCTGGTACTGGCAAACATTCTCGGGATGGTGTGGCTGATCAAGTTCGCGGAGAAGAAAAAACCGGGGGAGGCCGCCGAGCACGAGACCACTGGTCACAGCTGGGATGAGGGCACCCTGTCCGAGTACAACCGCCCCATGCCCCGTTGGTGGCTGTGGCTGTTCTACCTGACCATCGGCTTCGGTCTGATCTACCTCATCCTCTACCCGGGGCTCGGTAACTACAGCGGGCTGCTCGGCTGGAGTTCGGCGGCGCAATATGACCGCGAGGTGGAGCGGATCGAGGAGCGGCTCGAGCCGATCTTCGCCGAGTACTCCGAACTGTCCATCCCCGAGCTGGCGCAGAACGACGAGGCGATGGCCACCGGCCGCCGCCTGTTCGGCTACGAGTGCGCCGTTTGCCACGGGGTGGATGGTGGCGGGGCCCGCGGCTTCCCCAATATCTCCAACGCCAAGTGGCAGTGGGGTGGTGAGCCGGAGGACATCGTCACCACGTTGCTTGAGGGCCGGAGTGCGAACATGCCTGGGCATGAAGGCCGGGAGGCCCTGGAGGGAGACGGACTGGATAACCTCGTGGCCTATGTCCAGCACCTGGGCGGTCGCGAGGGTATCGACGAGGACACCATCACCGCCGGTCGCTCCGCGTACGAGGATGCGGGATGCATCGCCTGTCACGGCGCTGAAGGCAAGGGCAACCAGTCGGCGGGCTGGCCGAACCTCACCCTGGGGCAGTACACCTACGGTGGCGATGAGGCGAGCATTCGGGAGACGATTCTGCAGGGGCGCAGCGGCGAGATGCCGGCATTCAAGGAGCGCCTCGGCGAGGACCGTATCCATGTGCTGGCCGCTTATGTCTACAGCCTCAACAACTGA
- the iscR gene encoding Fe-S cluster assembly transcriptional regulator IscR, whose protein sequence is MKLSTKGRYAVTAMMDLALHEGQGPVTLADISESQGISLSYLEQLFARLRKHSLVSGVRGPGGGYRLAQPADQITVADIITAVDENVDATRCKGRGDCQEGERCLTHDLWMDLSRQIYDFLNGITLAQLAQEPAVRRVAERQGLTEQPLADRRRSVR, encoded by the coding sequence ATGAAGCTATCGACCAAGGGCCGCTACGCGGTCACAGCCATGATGGACCTGGCGCTGCACGAGGGGCAGGGGCCGGTTACCCTGGCGGATATCTCCGAGTCTCAGGGGATCTCGCTGTCCTACCTGGAGCAGCTGTTCGCGCGCCTGCGCAAGCACTCCTTGGTCTCGGGCGTTCGTGGCCCGGGGGGCGGCTATCGCTTGGCACAGCCGGCGGACCAGATCACGGTGGCGGACATCATCACTGCGGTGGACGAGAATGTCGACGCCACGCGGTGCAAAGGCCGTGGTGACTGCCAGGAGGGTGAGCGCTGCCTGACCCATGATCTTTGGATGGACCTCAGCCGGCAGATCTACGACTTCCTGAACGGCATCACGCTGGCGCAGTTGGCGCAGGAGCCGGCTGTCCGCCGGGTTGCGGAGCGCCAGGGGTTGACCGAGCAGCCGCTGGCGGACCGTCGCCGCAGCGTGCGCTGA
- a CDS encoding DUF58 domain-containing protein encodes MSLHYRRIFILPTRYGLFMALVAGLVWLGGVNYTNNMVLLLSFLLVGLLVISIHHTFNNLHRLQVHAGPAQPVFAGQPLRFPVTVHDPAGRERPAITVDGGEGLQTADIPPGESAQWWLTVPTRERGWRPLPRFRIQTRFPTGLFIAWALPSLQQRSLVYPAPELGNVPPPPRGQEGRQGDRHGEGDDDFHGLRRYQVGDPKGHIAWKRLARGEERVYTKQFAGASGAPRWLDERQLDPALGLEERLSRLCRWIIDLDNGGHPYGLRLGRVQIAPGRGEAHRHACLRALALHGQESSP; translated from the coding sequence TTGTCCCTTCACTACCGGCGGATATTCATCCTGCCCACCCGCTACGGGCTGTTCATGGCCCTCGTGGCGGGCCTGGTCTGGCTCGGGGGCGTGAACTACACCAATAATATGGTGCTGTTACTGTCTTTCCTGTTGGTCGGGCTGCTGGTCATCAGCATTCACCACACCTTCAACAACCTGCACCGGCTCCAGGTACACGCAGGACCGGCGCAGCCAGTCTTCGCCGGCCAGCCCCTGCGATTCCCGGTCACGGTGCACGACCCGGCAGGCCGCGAGCGACCGGCGATCACCGTGGACGGCGGCGAAGGGCTGCAAACCGCCGATATCCCCCCGGGGGAGAGCGCCCAGTGGTGGCTGACCGTCCCGACCCGCGAGCGGGGCTGGCGCCCCCTGCCCCGCTTCCGTATCCAAACCCGTTTCCCCACCGGCCTGTTTATCGCCTGGGCCCTGCCCTCGCTCCAGCAACGCAGCCTGGTTTATCCGGCCCCGGAGCTAGGCAACGTGCCACCACCCCCGCGGGGGCAGGAGGGCCGCCAGGGTGATCGTCACGGCGAAGGCGATGATGATTTCCACGGCTTGCGCCGCTACCAGGTGGGTGACCCCAAGGGCCACATCGCCTGGAAGCGCCTGGCGCGAGGCGAGGAGCGGGTTTACACCAAGCAGTTCGCCGGCGCCTCGGGCGCACCCCGCTGGCTGGACGAACGGCAACTGGACCCCGCCTTGGGACTGGAGGAGCGCCTCTCCCGGCTCTGCCGCTGGATCATCGACCTGGACAATGGCGGCCATCCCTACGGCCTGCGCCTCGGACGGGTCCAGATCGCACCGGGCCGGGGCGAGGCCCACCGGCATGCCTGCCTGCGCGCGCTGGCCCTGCACGGCCAGGAGTCATCGCCGTGA
- a CDS encoding transglutaminase TgpA family protein, whose product MKTSPRPPTPLPRQSQAWMLGTLALVGAAHAPYLPLWISLGALACGLWSWVNLNRWRRLPPRTLRFALTLLAIGGVYLSYGELLGQEAGTALLLCMSALKLLELRSRRDAILLIGLGFFLVGTQFLRSQELPMAFYLGFCTLGLIISLMGTTRESAPRHPLAHVPQAGAILLQALPLAALLFFLFPRLDGPLWAMPEDDQAAMTGLSDSMEPGSIGELAQSDAVAFRVEFDGDHPQAPQRYWRGPVFEAYDGRRWQKHDQLHDMTEAATTADDVDKWRYTITLEPHGQPWLFGLDLPVDLDLNGARTRGGQTWERDREVNRRIRYQGESALDYALGGSLDDQRREVNQHLEGDRHPETVALAQGWLEETEDPQALLGHAISFFREQSFGYTLSPPLMQADMVDEFLFEHQQGFCEHFAAAFAVMMRAVGVPTRVVTGYLGGEMNPAGDYMIVRQSDAHAWNEVWLEGEGWVRVDPTVLAAPTRLDEGLEASVSDPDSVPAMARFDASWLRGLQLRWDAVNMTWHRWMLGYGPEMQRQWLERLGLTSWQQAVMALGGALVALSLLLAWITLYRGAPRPSDPAVRAWQKLTRKLGRKGLPPQPAEPPNRYAQRVARARPDLAPGILQLARLYQQYRYEPAPREADLRALREGVRKLRP is encoded by the coding sequence GTGAAGACATCCCCCCGCCCGCCGACGCCATTGCCCCGGCAGTCACAGGCATGGATGCTGGGCACCCTGGCGCTGGTGGGGGCGGCACACGCCCCCTACCTGCCCCTGTGGATCAGTCTGGGCGCGCTCGCCTGCGGCCTGTGGTCCTGGGTCAACCTGAACCGCTGGCGCCGCCTCCCACCCCGCACCCTGCGCTTTGCCCTCACGCTGTTGGCCATTGGCGGGGTTTACCTCAGTTACGGTGAGCTGCTCGGCCAGGAGGCCGGCACCGCCCTGCTCCTGTGCATGAGCGCGCTGAAGTTGCTGGAGCTGCGCAGCCGGCGCGATGCGATCCTGCTGATCGGGCTCGGCTTTTTCCTGGTTGGCACCCAGTTCCTGCGCTCGCAGGAGCTCCCCATGGCGTTCTACCTCGGGTTCTGCACCCTCGGGCTGATCATCAGCCTGATGGGCACCACCCGCGAGAGCGCACCCCGCCACCCGCTCGCCCACGTGCCACAGGCCGGGGCCATCCTGCTCCAGGCCCTGCCCCTGGCCGCCTTGCTGTTTTTCCTGTTCCCGCGCCTGGATGGACCGTTGTGGGCCATGCCGGAGGACGACCAGGCTGCCATGACGGGGCTGAGCGACAGCATGGAGCCGGGCAGCATCGGCGAGCTCGCCCAGTCGGATGCGGTGGCCTTCCGCGTGGAGTTCGACGGCGACCATCCACAGGCCCCGCAACGCTACTGGCGCGGCCCGGTGTTCGAGGCCTATGACGGCCGTCGCTGGCAAAAGCACGATCAACTCCATGACATGACCGAGGCGGCGACCACGGCGGACGACGTCGACAAGTGGCGCTACACCATTACCCTCGAGCCGCACGGCCAGCCCTGGCTGTTCGGCCTGGATCTGCCCGTCGACCTGGACCTGAACGGGGCCCGGACCCGTGGCGGCCAGACGTGGGAGCGGGACAGGGAGGTCAACCGCCGGATCCGCTACCAGGGTGAAAGCGCACTGGATTACGCGCTCGGCGGCTCGCTGGATGACCAGCGCCGCGAGGTCAACCAGCACCTGGAGGGCGACCGCCACCCGGAAACCGTCGCCCTGGCGCAGGGTTGGCTGGAGGAGACCGAGGACCCGCAGGCCCTGCTCGGCCACGCGATCAGTTTCTTCCGGGAGCAATCGTTCGGGTACACCCTGAGCCCGCCGCTGATGCAGGCCGACATGGTCGATGAATTCCTGTTCGAACACCAACAGGGCTTCTGCGAGCATTTTGCCGCGGCGTTCGCGGTGATGATGCGCGCTGTGGGTGTCCCCACCCGCGTGGTCACCGGCTACCTGGGCGGCGAGATGAACCCGGCCGGCGACTACATGATCGTCCGCCAGTCCGATGCCCATGCCTGGAACGAGGTCTGGCTCGAAGGGGAAGGCTGGGTGCGGGTCGACCCCACCGTGCTGGCCGCCCCGACGCGCCTGGACGAGGGCCTGGAGGCGTCGGTGAGCGACCCCGACAGCGTGCCCGCGATGGCGCGTTTCGACGCCTCCTGGCTGCGCGGGCTGCAACTGCGCTGGGATGCGGTGAACATGACCTGGCACCGCTGGATGCTCGGCTACGGGCCGGAGATGCAACGCCAGTGGTTGGAGCGGCTCGGGCTGACCAGCTGGCAACAGGCGGTCATGGCACTGGGTGGCGCACTGGTCGCCCTGTCACTGCTGCTGGCCTGGATCACCCTCTACCGCGGGGCGCCCCGTCCGTCCGACCCGGCGGTACGCGCCTGGCAGAAGCTGACCCGGAAACTGGGCCGGAAGGGCCTGCCCCCGCAACCCGCAGAACCGCCCAACCGCTATGCCCAACGAGTGGCCCGGGCACGTCCCGACCTGGCCCCTGGCATCTTGCAACTGGCGCGGCTTTACCAGCAATATCGGTACGAACCGGCGCCTAGGGAGGCGGACCTGCGCGCCCTCCGGGAGGGGGTGCGAAAACTGCGCCCCTGA
- a CDS encoding cbb3-type cytochrome oxidase subunit 3, giving the protein MGTVHGIATALLVILFLGVVWWAYHPRKKDDFDEAARLALDEDDLKQADEREKNKRNEDNRHE; this is encoded by the coding sequence ATGGGCACTGTACACGGCATCGCAACTGCTTTACTGGTCATTCTCTTTCTGGGCGTGGTCTGGTGGGCCTACCACCCGCGCAAGAAGGACGATTTCGACGAGGCGGCCCGCCTCGCCCTGGACGAGGACGACCTGAAGCAGGCTGACGAGCGCGAAAAGAACAAGCGTAACGAGGATAATCGCCATGAGTAG